The genomic interval AGAAGTTAAAAGTTAGCCAACTgtgcacatttcttttttttttttttttactatacaGTGATGCTGGTTTTAGAATCACCTCTATTAAAAAAGGTAAACGTTCTGTTTATACCTTAAGTTCTCATCTCACTGACTGCATACTACTTTTTCCAGCTGTGATCAGCAGTATTTCCTCTACTTATCAAACGTTgcaataaagtttatttttggatAATTAGATGAAAGTTGtggtttgttgttttattatgtaGGTGAACactaaaagttaaaaagtaataatCTCAGATTGTGCTAGTGTTAATCAGTTCTCTGAAAACTGAGCAGCTAAATATACGTTTATTGTAATAATGATTTTTGGGAACGATTCCCGTTTGTGTAAAGTGTTTGTTCCCTACAAAAGAATTGGAACGGCAAGAtcaattcctttgttttgttgtttactgaagacatttgggtttcagatcaaaacgtAAATATGAGACAAGAGTTAAGAatttcagcttttatttcatggtatttacatctagatgtgttaaacaactcaggacagagcaccttttgtttgaacccacccacttttcaagtgagaATAAGTACTGGAACAGAcattaaattaacttaaagtgaataacatttaatatttggtgGCATAACCCTTACTTGCAATAACTGCATTAAGCCTGTGACCCATTGACTTCACCAGACTGTTGCATTCTTCATTTGAAATGCTTTTCCAGGCCTTTACTGCAGCTTCTTTCAGTTCTTGTTTGTTTCTCCCTTCAGGAGGTAAAATGCTCTATTGGGTTATGGTCCAGTGATTGACTGGGCCAGTCTAAGACCTTCCATTTTCCCCCTGATGAAGTCCTTTGTTGTGTTGGCAgtgtgttttgggtcattgttTTGTTGCATGATGAAGCTTCTCCCAATTAGTTTGGACGCATGTTTCTGTAAATTGCCAGACAAAATGGTTTTGTAGACTTCAGAATTCATTCTGCTGCTACCATCATGAGTTACATCATCAATAAAGACTAGTGAGACCATTCCAGACGCAGCCATGCAAGCCCAAGCCATGACAATacctccaccatgcttcacaggtgagcttgtgtgttttggatcataagCAGATCCTTTCTTTCTCCATACTTTGGTAGAGGttaatcttggtctcatcagtcCATAAAACTTTGTTCCAAAACTTTTTGGCTCATCGCTGTACTTCTTTCAGCCCTGCGAAGGTTGGCAGTGACGTCACTGACTGTTGTCTTTGGATGTTTGTCATCAGCTGCTGTTGATACCCTTGGCCGACCTGTTCGACGTCTGTTGCTCAGTACACCAGTAGAttctttttcaggacattccaaAATTGTTGTATTGGCTATGCATCAGATGGTATGAAGATAAATTCACACCGTAGTGGGAATAATCAATTGAGTTGACGTCCAATCAGGGCCTTATCACAAGTCACATGATACTCATTTGAGTTAATCCGTTGTAACCAGTTTGAGGGACTTATGTTTAAATTTAGAAACAGATAAATTAGCACAAGAATCTGGCGTAAAGGTTAGAGGGCAACACTTACCATATACATAGcacttgttttgtatattctgaccCTTTAAGACCATCAACCAGCTAATGCATTCATCAGCATTTTTTCTCCTTGCACCACTACAAACAGGGCAATGTTCAAGCATTACACTGAGAACTGATTGTTTAGCATTATTATCAGGCAGCCCCAAGTTTACTTTCCTCTTACAAGTCATTCATGATACTAGTCTTACAATGATTAGAAGACTAAAAGCAATTTAAGACGATACAGtaattttataaaaatgtttattttactaattgtaatcaacatttttaaattaaaaccaaCATTCTTAAAATGCAAAGATAAACATCTGCCATGACAATAATACACAAGTGTGCATTATTTGCTTGATACAGTATGTTCTTGTTCCAGATACCTAACCTTTGGGAGATATTTACAGTTAAGTGAAAACTCAATAAATAGCTTAACTTCAAaatggtccaaaaaaaaaaaaaaaaaaaaaacatgtttaaacaaAGCACATTTTGTACAGAGAGAAATCAATGTTGCTTCCTGTATGTAAAACTAGCTGTGGCTCATTGGAGTGGATAGTTTTAATCGGAAAATTCTGCATCAGAGTGGTCTGACAGTCCTTCCTCATCACTCTGCGCTCCAACATCGTTATCTGCATCAAGAGCAATCTCCTTTAGCTCCTCCAGACTGTTGGGAGACTTTCCAGTCAACCTCTGAAAGAGTATGAAACAAAGTTTAAGAAAATGCCTTTATATGATATACTGGTAGATGTTTAACCTCATACATTAGTTCCTGCTTTGAGCACTTACCTCAATCATGTCAGCCATGTACTGCACATGCTGTGCCAGCTCCTGCAGCTCCTCATTTTCACTCTGAAGTTTTGATATCTGTTCATCTCTGGCTTCAATGTCTTTAATCAGCtgcagtatttaaaaaaaaaaaaatacaataaaaatctgTGTGAAGATCAAAGTTTTGAGCAATTGGAAAACACAGGCACAAGGTTACTTTACTACGAGGCAATTAACAACAGCTGTTGAAGTCCAATACTGGAGTTAGCCAACAATAGCGTTAATTGTAGGGTTTGCATCAACAGGCTTATCGCTGCCGAAGCTTTACCCACCACATAGACAGGACTATCAGTTTCCTTCTCCAGTTTAAAGGgaaattatttaacatttaaaataaccaGCCTTCCTGAAAGCCATAATCAAAGTACTCATGAATACTCAACGTGGAAACTGAGGCCAACTCAGGTCGAGTGTTGGGAGCGTGGGAACAGCTGGACTCATGGCTAAATATTAGCCCACCACTAGTGATTAACTCACCCTCTCATTCTCCTGAAGAACATTGTACAAGGCCAGTCGTCTCTCCTCAGCCACTTCTTTCCAATACGTAGAAGGGGGCGTTTCTattcagaaaataaataaatatgaatatattaagGGACACTCGTCAAAAAAAGGTAAATGCAGCAGTGTGGAGTGTCTCTCGCTTACCTTTTACCATAAGTTCATAGGCTTCCTCAGAGATACCGTCTGTTAAGTGTGAAGCATCATCAGTTTGAGTGGCTTTGACTTCTACTTTGCCTCTCTTTGGGCCGCTCGCCTGCGACGGCAAATGTTTCCGCTTGGGCTTGACCTTTCCCTTCTGCACAAAgaagtcatttttacatttctgggaTTTCAATGTGAGAACATGTAAAGGTGACTCACTGAATTTCAAAACAACATCCTGCAACTTACTTGAGCCATCTTCCCTAAATTTACGTTTACATCTGCAGTTTGGAGGACCGTGAACGACTGCCTTGGAGGTCCCATTGTCTTTTGAGAGGATGAGAAAAActtctgaaagaaaaaaaattacaaggtAATTTGTTGACATTCATGTAAAGTAGAAGACAGCCTTTTGGAAACCCAGTATTGGATCTCATGGGAACCACACATCACCTGCGTTCTCATTCCCAGAGCCTCTATTCAGCAGAGGCTTAGCATCATTTCACACGCTTTACTTTGGTTACACTGTCACTATGGGAAAGGCATAAGTGTGtgagaggaggggggggggacaTATTACCAAGAAGCCGTGGGAAAGTTTCTGAGGCGCCAACAAACCAACTTTGTTAATGTTTGGCTTgtgtttttaacattgcaaaGTTATTTttacatccatttttttttacaaaacgtTAACAACTATGAAAAGATCATAAAACCACAAATAATGTCTACTCTCTAAGAGTAAAAAGGTTGTGTTAGTCATAAATTTAGcaaaagtgcaaagaaagttgattaaaaactaaacttgccagattacaattatgttcatACAGGTACAAAAACATGAATGGGACACGAACACTTATTTAAAGTCtgaaatatgcaaaatattAAGTTGATGCATGTTTTCCTAATATTTagagtacaaaaataaattcttaTTCACAGTTTATTTGGTGCAAATGAAGAGATTAAGTTACTAACCAATAACCATACTACTTACTAGAAAACAGTCTGTCATTTACTACTGATTTTCACTTAAAATTATTTGATGTTTAACTTGAAACATGTTGTACCTTTATGTTCTCATTGGACTTTGGGTGACTCTGCTTCAGCTCTTCACGGAGACTCATGATTTACTCTTTCAGGACCTGGAAGTAGTTCATCTTAATCAGTAAGAACGcttaaaatcaatgaaaatgattAAAAGCAGTCGCACAGATTAGCTAGCAGCTGCTAACTATTAAGGCTAACTATCGTTTTCATTAACAGTTAATTCCCCGATACATTGTCGGACGtcgtggggaaaaaaaaccccccGTGTTACTTAAAGTTAAACCGCTCACTAGAAACCAGTTAGAGTTATGGAAACTTTTCAACGTTAATGAAACATTTCAGTCAATAAAAACAGTGACGCAGATAATTCAAGATCCAACTCACCTCTGCTAAACACACACGCTATTGTATCGTAATCACCAACGTTTTCACGGAAAGCCCGCGCCACACCGTTAAATACCACCCATTGCGTCACGTGACAAAACGTAGCATGACCGACTACGTCATTACGTCGGAAATGCTTCTCTTCTTcgtgggtttttatttttttatttaatggcGATTGGCATCCAGTGGTCGCATTACCGCCACCCAGCGGATTATAAGTGGACCAGGACTAAAAAGACCAATGtaacttgaaataaaaaataaaaaaactaaaacgtaCTAACAGTGTTCGCTTTTAACAAGTGTCTGATTTCATACACCAGACTGTGTCAATGGTTGTGACcgcagatatttaaaaaatttagttttgtttgttttttttgtgagaaaCTGATAATAGATATTTTGCAGTTCAAAAGTGTGCAAActtcttatttacaatattCTTTCATCTGCATATGTAGATATTTGAAACGTTCACTCATTAAATGAACACCACTGGCTATAACAACATTTTTCTCTATGTTGTTAACATTTGCTTACACACTCTTCTCAGTCTTTACATCAGAGCCAATAAGATGTCCAGATATAGGACAAGATATGACACCTCTTGTTAgtgtaaaacttaaaaaaaaaaaaagaaaaagctttaaagttaGCCAGTAATCAAGGAAACGTTCATTACTTCCTACTTCTGCTACAAAAACGTCCATGCTTAAAGTACACCGACTCCCCTACACAAATAAAGCAtagtaatttgtttttgttgtacagTTTTGGCAATGATTACAATGCCTGGTAAATGCACACAAGTTGCAGCTTtaagagcaaaacaaaaaaccttaAAGGCTTGTCAGAAATGTATATTGTCATAATAGTTTGTTATGTATTGGCACCCCTATTTCTTTGGGAAAATTCTCAATGAAATGTTCAATCAATGAAACCTAGTGGGGTTATTAAGGAGCCAAGTGGAAATGAGACAAATTTCATGAAGATCGATCAATTAAGATAATTTTTCTTCCTGCTCTCATTCAAGACTTGGCAACATTGTGTAAATACTAAATAGTGTTTAGCAAATGAAATGAACTGATATTTGTCAATGATTTAGAGAggtttatttttatctcatatAGAAtcatattgatccagatcacatccaaaaatgtaatggaatcttcagTGGCGTGAGgtccatctttggttaaaattattTTGACGATATACTTCCAAAAGATAAACTGAACAAATGCTGGTGAAAATGTTCCCTCCCTGGCAGAAATAAAAACCCAGAGCTTAAGCTTTCAAAATGGAATCTCTCTACACTGTCAGGACTAAAGCTATAGTCAAGTAGCTTGCAATGTTTATTATATGTGCAAAACAAAGTTCATAAAATGCACAGGTAGGACAAAAGAAACCataaaaatttttttgaaacaccgtcagaaaaaaaaaaaaaaaaaaagttaaaagcaGGAACAAATTCAGTTTACAGGAAAAGGAAATTTTCTCCATTGTTTGGCTTTTTCTTGAAACAGAACAAACAGTctcaaaaacctaaaataatttGGTTAGTCAGTTATGTTTTTAACTCCAAGATGTCCTTGGGCTTTTTGAAAGGCACCctttaagaaaatgtattatAGTTCAGTGCAAcaagtttacttttaaaaagctCCTCTCCCACAACTGTTCATCCATCAATAGCAATCTCTTCCCATATAGTCAATGCCACCAAAAATATCTAGAGCCTTACTTTCTGAAAACAGACCAGATGTTCACTCTTTGTGCCAAAATAACCTGCATGATTTCATCTCTCCTAAaattaactcatttttttttttttttttttacttgaaacTTGTCCAAAATGCATTTGTACTAGTTATCAATCTGTAAGAGCCACAGCTGCAATGTAGTTAATAGTCCAAGTCTAATTATTAAACTTCACCATGAGATACAATGACCCAAACAAGTATTTTGGATTTAATCGGCATTTTAAAAATCGCCAATAAATTGAGGCTGATGGTAAGCCACTTGAGTGCAACTACAGTTAGAACTGGCAAAGACT from Gouania willdenowi chromosome 11, fGouWil2.1, whole genome shotgun sequence carries:
- the gmnn gene encoding geminin produces the protein MSLREELKQSHPKSNENIKKFFSSSQKTMGPPRQSFTVLQTADVNVNLGKMAQKGKVKPKRKHLPSQASGPKRGKVEVKATQTDDASHLTDGISEEAYELMVKETPPSTYWKEVAEERRLALYNVLQENERLIKDIEARDEQISKLQSENEELQELAQHVQYMADMIERLTGKSPNSLEELKEIALDADNDVGAQSDEEGLSDHSDAEFSD